A window from Chlamydiota bacterium encodes these proteins:
- the tsaB gene encoding tRNA threonylcarbamoyladenosine biosynthesis protein TsaB: MKVLILDSSTPLPFVAILEDNTITFYKELKPQEQSSKHLLPLIEKEHLKTLGAIAIGRGPGSYTGIRIALSIAKALSFALNIPLIPFDAMKAIDTKKKGRFLIVLDARVAGFYGALCDNTNGLVNLTDPKVYTKEELLDESVDFFVSLEPEKLKEKLPTEQGFFDKEHFKNLLSHAPIKASDPFPLRYLGKVPVAFKADIM; the protein is encoded by the coding sequence ATGAAAGTATTAATTTTGGATTCTTCAACACCTCTACCATTTGTCGCTATTTTAGAAGACAACACAATCACTTTTTATAAAGAACTTAAGCCCCAAGAGCAAAGCTCAAAACATCTTTTACCTCTCATTGAAAAAGAGCATCTCAAAACTCTCGGTGCCATTGCTATTGGCCGCGGACCTGGATCTTATACAGGTATCCGTATCGCTCTTAGCATTGCCAAAGCGCTAAGTTTTGCACTCAATATTCCCCTCATCCCTTTTGATGCAATGAAAGCGATCGATACGAAAAAAAAAGGGCGCTTTTTGATTGTCTTGGATGCCCGCGTGGCAGGTTTCTATGGAGCTCTTTGCGATAATACCAACGGACTTGTAAACCTTACAGACCCCAAGGTCTACACCAAAGAAGAACTCCTCGATGAATCTGTGGATTTTTTTGTTTCTCTTGAGCCTGAAAAACTCAAAGAAAAACTCCCCACAGAACAAGGATTTTTTGATAAAGAGCATTTCAAAAATCTTTTATCGCACGCTCCCATAAAAGCCTCAGATCCTTTCCCCCTCCGCTACTTAGGCAAAGTTCCTGTTGCTTTTAAAGCTGATATAATGTAA